The Flammeovirga yaeyamensis genome segment AAGGCATATACTCTTTCATTCAAATCTTTCATTTTTATCATTAGATCCTGATAAGGTTCATATTTATAATCAATAATTCCTTTATTAGAATCTGTATTTGATAATTCTGCATTTTTCATTGTTGGATCATTATCAATGTATTTAAACCAATGCCAACCCACACAATTCTTGTTTTTCATTAGACCCAAAGTATAATTTTGGTAGAATAGACCTCTATCGTTTTGTGTCTTCACCACCCATCCTGCTCCGGCATTATTAGGCAAACCAGTATCATCTGATTTAGTGTACCACTCTGTAATCATAAAAGGCTTTTGTGTCCACTTTTCCCAATCATTCATTTCCTCTTGTTTTGGTGTCCATCTGTGATAATAATTTACAGAAACGACATCAACATATTTTCCATAAGCTGTCATGAACGACTCGTTATTCTTTTCTGAGGTATATAATCTTATTCCCAAGATCAAATGGTTTGGGTCTACGGCTTTAATTGCATTTGTCACTACTTCCATGTAGGTAGAAATCGTATAGGCTAAGAATTGATCTCTAATTGCATCATCAATTTCTCCTTTTGATATACTATTCTCTTCCAGCCAATTTTTTGCAGCAATATATCCTTCATCACTTGGATCATTTTTAAGATATCCATCTAAAATATTTCGTTTAAATGGCATTTCATTATCAGTAAAATAACCTAAAAGATTATCGTCATTTTTGTATTTTGGTAATTCGTTTTTTACAAACTCAAAACAAAATTCTTCGAACCCTTTGTCAAAAATAAATGGGGCATTGTTCGGGTACCCTAAATGACCAGGAACAGCATAAGTACCTCCTCTTTTTTTGCCATACTTCCCCATTAAACTAA includes the following:
- a CDS encoding agarase; translation: MNQLLKVGIGLLIINVLFSCEKKVHDEPFKVEVRKKIYPGNGQPSYLGDWELMDTQTLDHLDLNKLKTTKLDKYGGEIEQKFESTGYFRTQKIDGRWWIIDPLGHKYIHKAVNSINKGKSDRNKEAFRTLYATTSNWMEATADLLWQNGFNGMGSWSNYKAIQTNNSEKGTHISYTVNLSLMGKYGKKRGGTYAVPGHLGYPNNAPFIFDKGFEEFCFEFVKNELPKYKNDDNLLGYFTDNEMPFKRNILDGYLKNDPSDEGYIAAKNWLEENSISKGEIDDAIRDQFLAYTISTYMEVVTNAIKAVDPNHLILGIRLYTSEKNNESFMTAYGKYVDVVSVNYYHRWTPKQEEMNDWEKWTQKPFMITEWYTKSDDTGLPNNAGAGWVVKTQNDRGLFYQNYTLGLMKNKNCVGWHWFKYIDNDPTMKNAELSNTDSNKGIIDYKYEPYQDLMIKMKDLNERVYALIQSFDQESNI